From Coffea arabica cultivar ET-39 chromosome 9c, Coffea Arabica ET-39 HiFi, whole genome shotgun sequence, one genomic window encodes:
- the LOC113708583 gene encoding uncharacterized protein isoform X2 produces the protein MFWRMAGLSTASPVETILDKENYTLEELLDEDEIIQECKALNGRLINFLRERAQVEQLVRYIVEEAPEDAEKTRTFKFPFIACEIFTCEVDIILKALVEDEELMSILFSFLEPGRSHSTLLAGYFSKVVICLLLRKTVPLMNYIQAHQDIIGKLVDLIGITSIMEVLIRLIGADEHLYANYTDVMQWLEGTDVLEMIVDKFSSSDCPEVHANAAEALCAITRYAPPGITSKISSPSFVARLFRHALEDSRPKSVLVNSLSVCISLLDPKRLTSGAYYMYSRQMIQGSGITPNPETVDGMLESLGDLLKLLDVSSEDYVLLTTYGKLQPPLGKHRLKIIEFISVLVTVSSEAAEKELIRLGAVKRIVELFFEYPYNNFLHHHVEQIILSCLESKNSSFVEHLLHDCNLVGKMLEAERDSILATDPTKPTVPAEEKSPPRIGNIGHITRIANKLVQLGNNNGDIQSHLQENSEWVDYHTNVLPKRNAVENVFQWACGRPTALQDRARDSDDDDYQDRDYDVAALANNLSQAFRYGIYSNDDIDETHGSLERDDEDVYFDDESAEVVISSLRLGDDQESSSLFTNSNWFAFEDDNTVNERSTGTVASPSPKIEGTGAHEKNILHGDDDLADTATSEFPESKPSLNDPATEDMPKKSRETETESDKPPEWVEWRESSEYGETSDPTSDLDDTARPPCLPNGELQVESKDQVDEVSPASTDASPSDADVPVDALETEVGISQESSDVTSGSRPSESGDVKPNSQNDDSLHPEKPPITAEGSSGGSESKQ, from the exons ATGTTTTGGCGTATGGCTGGGCTGTCTACTGCGTCTCCT GTGGAGACCATACTAGACAAAGAGAATTATACATTGGAGGAGCTGTTGGATGAGGATGAAATAATCCAAGAATGCAAAGCTCTTAATGGCCGCCTTATCAATTT TTTGCGGGAGAGAGCTCAAGTTGAACAGCTTGTTCGATACATTGTGGAAGAAGCTCCTGAGGATGCTGAGAAAACACGAACTTTTAA attcccttttattgcttgtGAAATCTTTACATGTGAGGTTGATATAATACTCAAGGCTTTAGTGGAGGATGAGGAG TTAATGAGTATTCTTTTCTCCTTCCTGGAACCTGGGCGCTCTCATAGTACTCTGCTGGCTGGTTATTTCAGTAAG GTTGTTATATGTCTGTTGTTGCGGAAGACAGTTCCTTTAATGAACTATATACAG GCTCATCAGGATATTATAGGGAAGCTGGTTGACCTAATTGGAATTACATCCATCATGGAG GTTTTAATTAGACTAATTGGTGCTGATGAACACCTGTATGCGAACTACACTGATGTTATGCAGTGGTTAGAAGGAACAGATGTGCTAGAGATGATTGTTGACAAGTTCAGTTCATCT GACTGCCCAGAAGTGCATGCTAATGCAGCAGAAGCTCTTTGTGCTATAACTCGATATGCCCCACCAGGGATAACCTCTAAAATCTCCAGTCCTAG TTTTGTGGCAAGATTGTTTCGTCATGCTTTGGAGGACTCTCGACCAAAATCTGTGTTGGTCAACTCATTGTCTGTGTGCATTTCTTTGTTGGACCCCAAGAGGCTAACATCAGGAGCATATTATATGTACAGCCGCCAAATGATTCAAGGATCTGGAATAACCCCTAATCCTGAGACCGTGGATGGAATGCTTGAAAGCCTAG GTGATTTGCTGAAGCTTTTGGATGTTTCCTCTGAGGACTATGTCTTGCTGACTACATATGGAAAGCTGCAGCCACCTCTTGGAAAACATCGTTTGAAG aTTATAGAGTTCATCTCAGTCTTGGTGACTGTTAGTAGTGAAGCTGCAGAAAAGGAATTGATTCGCCTTGGTGCTGTGAAGAGGATTGTGGAATTAttttttga GTACCCTTACAATAATTTTTTGCATCATCATGTGGAGCAAATAATACTGTCTTGCCTGGAGAGCAAAAACTCTTCATTTGTTGAACATCTTCTTCATGATTGTAATCTTGTCGGAAAAATGCTTGAAGCTGAGAGGGATTCCATCTTGGCTACTGATCCAACCAAG CCAACTGTTCCTGCTGAGGAGAAATCACCTCCTAGGATTGGGAATATTGGACACATAACACGCATTGCAAATAAACTTGTTCAACTGGGAAATAACAACGGTGATATACAATCACATCTTCAG GAGAATAGTGAATGGGTTGATTATCATACGAATGTCTTACCGAAGCGCAATGCAGTGGAAAATGTCTTCCAGTGGGCTTGTGG GAGACCCACAGCACTGCAGGATCGGGCAAGggatagtgatgatgatgattacCAAGATAGAGATTATGATGTTGCTGCTTTAGCTAATAACTTAAGCCAGGCCTTCCGCTATGGGATCTATAGCAATGATGATATTGATGAG ACTCATGGCTCGCTGGAACGAGATGATGAG GATGTCTACTTTGATGACGAATCTGCTGAAGTTGTCATATCTTCTCTTCGTCTTGGAGATGACCAAGAAAG TAGCTCTCTTTTCACGAATTCCAACTGGTTCGCTTTCGAAGATGACAACACTGTCAATGAGCGATCAACTGGCACAGTTGCTTCACCATCACCGAAAATCGAGGGGACGGGGGCTCACGAGAAGAATATTCTTCATGGAGATGATGATTTGGCAGATACTGCAACTTCTGAATTCCCTGAATCAAAGCCAAGCCTAAATGATCCTGCAACAGAGGATATGCCGAAGAAATCGAGAGAGACAGAAACAGAGAGTGATAAGCCACCTGAATGGGTTGAATGGAGGGAAAGCTCTGAATATGGTGAAACCTCTGACCCAACTTCTGATTTGGATGATACAGCTCGGCCGCCGTGCTTACCAAATGGTGAGCTTCAAGTAGAATCTAAGGATCAGGTGGATGAAGTGAGCCCAGCTTCAACAGATGCTTCTCCATCTGATGCTGATGTACCTGTAGACGCTCTTGAAACTGAGGTTGGAATATCACAGGAATCATCAGATGTCACCTCTGGTTCCCGACCTTCAGAATCAGGAGATGTTAAACCAAACTCCCAGAATGATGACTCTCTCCATCCGGAGAAGCCACCTATTACAGCTGAAGGATCCTCTGGAGGCTCGGAAAGCAAACAGTAG
- the LOC113708583 gene encoding uncharacterized protein isoform X1, with translation MFWRMAGLSTASPVETILDKENYTLEELLDEDEIIQECKALNGRLINFLRERAQVEQLVRYIVEEAPEDAEKTRTFKFPFIACEIFTCEVDIILKALVEDEELMSILFSFLEPGRSHSTLLAGYFSKVVICLLLRKTVPLMNYIQAHQDIIGKLVDLIGITSIMEVLIRLIGADEHLYANYTDVMQWLEGTDVLEMIVDKFSSSDCPEVHANAAEALCAITRYAPPGITSKISSPSFVARLFRHALEDSRPKSVLVNSLSVCISLLDPKRLTSGAYYMYSRQMIQGSGITPNPETVDGMLESLGDLLKLLDVSSEDYVLLTTYGKLQPPLGKHRLKIIEFISVLVTVSSEAAEKELIRLGAVKRIVELFFEYPYNNFLHHHVEQIILSCLESKNSSFVEHLLHDCNLVGKMLEAERDSILATDPTKPTVPAEEKSPPRIGNIGHITRIANKLVQLGNNNGDIQSHLQENSEWVDYHTNVLPKRNAVENVFQWACGRPTALQDRARDSDDDDYQDRDYDVAALANNLSQAFRYGIYSNDDIDETHGSLERDDEDVYFDDESAEVVISSLRLGDDQESSLFTNSNWFAFEDDNTVNERSTGTVASPSPKIEGTGAHEKNILHGDDDLADTATSEFPESKPSLNDPATEDMPKKSRETETESDKPPEWVEWRESSEYGETSDPTSDLDDTARPPCLPNGELQVESKDQVDEVSPASTDASPSDADVPVDALETEVGISQESSDVTSGSRPSESGDVKPNSQNDDSLHPEKPPITAEGSSGGSESKQ, from the exons ATGTTTTGGCGTATGGCTGGGCTGTCTACTGCGTCTCCT GTGGAGACCATACTAGACAAAGAGAATTATACATTGGAGGAGCTGTTGGATGAGGATGAAATAATCCAAGAATGCAAAGCTCTTAATGGCCGCCTTATCAATTT TTTGCGGGAGAGAGCTCAAGTTGAACAGCTTGTTCGATACATTGTGGAAGAAGCTCCTGAGGATGCTGAGAAAACACGAACTTTTAA attcccttttattgcttgtGAAATCTTTACATGTGAGGTTGATATAATACTCAAGGCTTTAGTGGAGGATGAGGAG TTAATGAGTATTCTTTTCTCCTTCCTGGAACCTGGGCGCTCTCATAGTACTCTGCTGGCTGGTTATTTCAGTAAG GTTGTTATATGTCTGTTGTTGCGGAAGACAGTTCCTTTAATGAACTATATACAG GCTCATCAGGATATTATAGGGAAGCTGGTTGACCTAATTGGAATTACATCCATCATGGAG GTTTTAATTAGACTAATTGGTGCTGATGAACACCTGTATGCGAACTACACTGATGTTATGCAGTGGTTAGAAGGAACAGATGTGCTAGAGATGATTGTTGACAAGTTCAGTTCATCT GACTGCCCAGAAGTGCATGCTAATGCAGCAGAAGCTCTTTGTGCTATAACTCGATATGCCCCACCAGGGATAACCTCTAAAATCTCCAGTCCTAG TTTTGTGGCAAGATTGTTTCGTCATGCTTTGGAGGACTCTCGACCAAAATCTGTGTTGGTCAACTCATTGTCTGTGTGCATTTCTTTGTTGGACCCCAAGAGGCTAACATCAGGAGCATATTATATGTACAGCCGCCAAATGATTCAAGGATCTGGAATAACCCCTAATCCTGAGACCGTGGATGGAATGCTTGAAAGCCTAG GTGATTTGCTGAAGCTTTTGGATGTTTCCTCTGAGGACTATGTCTTGCTGACTACATATGGAAAGCTGCAGCCACCTCTTGGAAAACATCGTTTGAAG aTTATAGAGTTCATCTCAGTCTTGGTGACTGTTAGTAGTGAAGCTGCAGAAAAGGAATTGATTCGCCTTGGTGCTGTGAAGAGGATTGTGGAATTAttttttga GTACCCTTACAATAATTTTTTGCATCATCATGTGGAGCAAATAATACTGTCTTGCCTGGAGAGCAAAAACTCTTCATTTGTTGAACATCTTCTTCATGATTGTAATCTTGTCGGAAAAATGCTTGAAGCTGAGAGGGATTCCATCTTGGCTACTGATCCAACCAAG CCAACTGTTCCTGCTGAGGAGAAATCACCTCCTAGGATTGGGAATATTGGACACATAACACGCATTGCAAATAAACTTGTTCAACTGGGAAATAACAACGGTGATATACAATCACATCTTCAG GAGAATAGTGAATGGGTTGATTATCATACGAATGTCTTACCGAAGCGCAATGCAGTGGAAAATGTCTTCCAGTGGGCTTGTGG GAGACCCACAGCACTGCAGGATCGGGCAAGggatagtgatgatgatgattacCAAGATAGAGATTATGATGTTGCTGCTTTAGCTAATAACTTAAGCCAGGCCTTCCGCTATGGGATCTATAGCAATGATGATATTGATGAG ACTCATGGCTCGCTGGAACGAGATGATGAG GATGTCTACTTTGATGACGAATCTGCTGAAGTTGTCATATCTTCTCTTCGTCTTGGAGATGACCAAGAAAG CTCTCTTTTCACGAATTCCAACTGGTTCGCTTTCGAAGATGACAACACTGTCAATGAGCGATCAACTGGCACAGTTGCTTCACCATCACCGAAAATCGAGGGGACGGGGGCTCACGAGAAGAATATTCTTCATGGAGATGATGATTTGGCAGATACTGCAACTTCTGAATTCCCTGAATCAAAGCCAAGCCTAAATGATCCTGCAACAGAGGATATGCCGAAGAAATCGAGAGAGACAGAAACAGAGAGTGATAAGCCACCTGAATGGGTTGAATGGAGGGAAAGCTCTGAATATGGTGAAACCTCTGACCCAACTTCTGATTTGGATGATACAGCTCGGCCGCCGTGCTTACCAAATGGTGAGCTTCAAGTAGAATCTAAGGATCAGGTGGATGAAGTGAGCCCAGCTTCAACAGATGCTTCTCCATCTGATGCTGATGTACCTGTAGACGCTCTTGAAACTGAGGTTGGAATATCACAGGAATCATCAGATGTCACCTCTGGTTCCCGACCTTCAGAATCAGGAGATGTTAAACCAAACTCCCAGAATGATGACTCTCTCCATCCGGAGAAGCCACCTATTACAGCTGAAGGATCCTCTGGAGGCTCGGAAAGCAAACAGTAG
- the LOC113708583 gene encoding uncharacterized protein isoform X3, producing MKKSLRERAQVEQLVRYIVEEAPEDAEKTRTFKFPFIACEIFTCEVDIILKALVEDEELMSILFSFLEPGRSHSTLLAGYFSKVVICLLLRKTVPLMNYIQAHQDIIGKLVDLIGITSIMEVLIRLIGADEHLYANYTDVMQWLEGTDVLEMIVDKFSSSDCPEVHANAAEALCAITRYAPPGITSKISSPSFVARLFRHALEDSRPKSVLVNSLSVCISLLDPKRLTSGAYYMYSRQMIQGSGITPNPETVDGMLESLGDLLKLLDVSSEDYVLLTTYGKLQPPLGKHRLKIIEFISVLVTVSSEAAEKELIRLGAVKRIVELFFEYPYNNFLHHHVEQIILSCLESKNSSFVEHLLHDCNLVGKMLEAERDSILATDPTKPTVPAEEKSPPRIGNIGHITRIANKLVQLGNNNGDIQSHLQENSEWVDYHTNVLPKRNAVENVFQWACGRPTALQDRARDSDDDDYQDRDYDVAALANNLSQAFRYGIYSNDDIDETHGSLERDDEDVYFDDESAEVVISSLRLGDDQESSSLFTNSNWFAFEDDNTVNERSTGTVASPSPKIEGTGAHEKNILHGDDDLADTATSEFPESKPSLNDPATEDMPKKSRETETESDKPPEWVEWRESSEYGETSDPTSDLDDTARPPCLPNGELQVESKDQVDEVSPASTDASPSDADVPVDALETEVGISQESSDVTSGSRPSESGDVKPNSQNDDSLHPEKPPITAEGSSGGSESKQ from the exons atgaagaaaag TTTGCGGGAGAGAGCTCAAGTTGAACAGCTTGTTCGATACATTGTGGAAGAAGCTCCTGAGGATGCTGAGAAAACACGAACTTTTAA attcccttttattgcttgtGAAATCTTTACATGTGAGGTTGATATAATACTCAAGGCTTTAGTGGAGGATGAGGAG TTAATGAGTATTCTTTTCTCCTTCCTGGAACCTGGGCGCTCTCATAGTACTCTGCTGGCTGGTTATTTCAGTAAG GTTGTTATATGTCTGTTGTTGCGGAAGACAGTTCCTTTAATGAACTATATACAG GCTCATCAGGATATTATAGGGAAGCTGGTTGACCTAATTGGAATTACATCCATCATGGAG GTTTTAATTAGACTAATTGGTGCTGATGAACACCTGTATGCGAACTACACTGATGTTATGCAGTGGTTAGAAGGAACAGATGTGCTAGAGATGATTGTTGACAAGTTCAGTTCATCT GACTGCCCAGAAGTGCATGCTAATGCAGCAGAAGCTCTTTGTGCTATAACTCGATATGCCCCACCAGGGATAACCTCTAAAATCTCCAGTCCTAG TTTTGTGGCAAGATTGTTTCGTCATGCTTTGGAGGACTCTCGACCAAAATCTGTGTTGGTCAACTCATTGTCTGTGTGCATTTCTTTGTTGGACCCCAAGAGGCTAACATCAGGAGCATATTATATGTACAGCCGCCAAATGATTCAAGGATCTGGAATAACCCCTAATCCTGAGACCGTGGATGGAATGCTTGAAAGCCTAG GTGATTTGCTGAAGCTTTTGGATGTTTCCTCTGAGGACTATGTCTTGCTGACTACATATGGAAAGCTGCAGCCACCTCTTGGAAAACATCGTTTGAAG aTTATAGAGTTCATCTCAGTCTTGGTGACTGTTAGTAGTGAAGCTGCAGAAAAGGAATTGATTCGCCTTGGTGCTGTGAAGAGGATTGTGGAATTAttttttga GTACCCTTACAATAATTTTTTGCATCATCATGTGGAGCAAATAATACTGTCTTGCCTGGAGAGCAAAAACTCTTCATTTGTTGAACATCTTCTTCATGATTGTAATCTTGTCGGAAAAATGCTTGAAGCTGAGAGGGATTCCATCTTGGCTACTGATCCAACCAAG CCAACTGTTCCTGCTGAGGAGAAATCACCTCCTAGGATTGGGAATATTGGACACATAACACGCATTGCAAATAAACTTGTTCAACTGGGAAATAACAACGGTGATATACAATCACATCTTCAG GAGAATAGTGAATGGGTTGATTATCATACGAATGTCTTACCGAAGCGCAATGCAGTGGAAAATGTCTTCCAGTGGGCTTGTGG GAGACCCACAGCACTGCAGGATCGGGCAAGggatagtgatgatgatgattacCAAGATAGAGATTATGATGTTGCTGCTTTAGCTAATAACTTAAGCCAGGCCTTCCGCTATGGGATCTATAGCAATGATGATATTGATGAG ACTCATGGCTCGCTGGAACGAGATGATGAG GATGTCTACTTTGATGACGAATCTGCTGAAGTTGTCATATCTTCTCTTCGTCTTGGAGATGACCAAGAAAG TAGCTCTCTTTTCACGAATTCCAACTGGTTCGCTTTCGAAGATGACAACACTGTCAATGAGCGATCAACTGGCACAGTTGCTTCACCATCACCGAAAATCGAGGGGACGGGGGCTCACGAGAAGAATATTCTTCATGGAGATGATGATTTGGCAGATACTGCAACTTCTGAATTCCCTGAATCAAAGCCAAGCCTAAATGATCCTGCAACAGAGGATATGCCGAAGAAATCGAGAGAGACAGAAACAGAGAGTGATAAGCCACCTGAATGGGTTGAATGGAGGGAAAGCTCTGAATATGGTGAAACCTCTGACCCAACTTCTGATTTGGATGATACAGCTCGGCCGCCGTGCTTACCAAATGGTGAGCTTCAAGTAGAATCTAAGGATCAGGTGGATGAAGTGAGCCCAGCTTCAACAGATGCTTCTCCATCTGATGCTGATGTACCTGTAGACGCTCTTGAAACTGAGGTTGGAATATCACAGGAATCATCAGATGTCACCTCTGGTTCCCGACCTTCAGAATCAGGAGATGTTAAACCAAACTCCCAGAATGATGACTCTCTCCATCCGGAGAAGCCACCTATTACAGCTGAAGGATCCTCTGGAGGCTCGGAAAGCAAACAGTAG